In Maniola jurtina chromosome 2, ilManJurt1.1, whole genome shotgun sequence, the following proteins share a genomic window:
- the LOC123876255 gene encoding ras GTPase-activating-like protein IQGAP1 → MGKDAREVLIGKIDDCDAETVRKTAQEMDIIRQRTIAYEYLCRLEEAKVWMESCLKEELPSAVAFEESLRNGVYLAKLGNFIAPDLLPLNKIYDIDQRRYKIMGLQFKHTDNINKFLQVLKRTELPVTFQPETTDIYDNKNMPKVIYCLHALSSHLFKLGKAPLIHDVFGKAVFTDEQLDSVSKDLQKCKHPLPVFQKISGILSQNNIPDNIATQTALVELNNLLDSEKSITHVLLDPNLKIKYVQNCLIDEYKEVLKAAKYEKMQVAHNHSINDSYVPDEYDELLTFVEIQGYITATNYKALWKTLCSACKNNDVNSLHKIFNEEWVKVKNYDSNNLDFYCDVVIEIIESCQDIDVESITNWHKIFQNIINDGNRKSLEHIEHKNAISYVNKVLDEGTPEDLYNALTSPKLGLNFKIDKYAAPLLFEEMRLEKCELEKNLNESEIAASALYLNAVAAVSQAVERGDEVTVWNALNSKQIQLETLRPHCRRRYLSALVTALQVKVREQCECPLLTLEDIRDTIEMVNMKDDDNDELVEVIDNINRAVADENVDTLINLLKSSCLKLPLSLHKEEYNLYMRTLKKLLLQKDSENLWFDDIVNAISEVNNESLKAKELTDALVQLNLAIVKNDVKEFWNALTSPPLSSLGIVEGSCRDVYFQMFSKALKKKGQHICPWIVCHTEAGNTIYIDVESYTYSWTTPKDFVPYARYLTKKDIKAIIEKTNKHHINAYRQKLLEKSITRFQAYCRGYLTRQHVKRLKFFRDHTEYVIKIQAWWRRVVIQRKYATLFRMKAIEAKLNRERKQNPWAWYKSQEQKIIKIQALWRGVRARNAYISLFHSPNPPLRVVKKFIPMLDFSTEDYDREIELQSLKSEVVQSIRKNQELSRQIDDMDLKIGLLVQNRIALQEVAAHGLKLNNLVKHNTTTLALNRSGKGPLMTVSTAVKGLKSLTKESKRLLDGYQHLFYELQTNPTYLSKLLFCIPQNKTNSFLQNVVLSLYNFGAYARDEYLLLKLFRFTLEEEISCKVVKPFDIIASTPLVLKMAVSLSRQLTGLNSLETIIGPLVEMIIKDKDLNIETGPVEIYKAWRNEIEMTTGQISKLPYTVPQEEALTYPEVKSRLDKALRQLKNVVTIFLDKITSSTELIPFCITYMARVLHRSLTSKFPHTPEKDILKVIGNLVYYQFFNAAIVAPDAFHIINMPNGARLTTDQRKNLASVAKILHFSAAKKGFGEESSHLRCLNPFIVECHEKMKDLFRRCCRGPTLEEYFAVDEYTEATLLHYPHIYITVQEIVDTHALLIEYQDILAPDPSDRLNELLDDLGEVPSVAQLASRDVPSQMGEAEENAKLEVCLALVNKFQAPADDMTDLNKLFIKTKELCVAIIPFLNGEHLLEALCIGTTREQQEQYLEKVRRRIYSGQARPDEAMTLREHIAKLRRNLQMLEDEGYVTREDGYQALVTSIALDLCNKGKYRQAQRRALATLSRTKLSLMEKTKYYEEKCKSYDQYIKSCLANLHAGKRSVHACLRSGKDIKKIKSKLTVKYSAAKLLERGVLLEIDGLSTSQFKNVQFEITPTDHNGVFTVKGKFMGVEMESIEVDIQDLLQKQYEGCSIMDMFGKAKINVNLLIFLLNSKFYGKS, encoded by the exons ATGGGAAAAGACGCCAGAGAAGTGCTAATTGGAAAAATCGACGACT GCGATGCAGAAACTGTACGCAAAACTGCACAGGAAATGGATATCATCAGACAAAGGACCATCGCTTATGAATATCTTTGTCGGCTTGAAGAGGCTAAAGTTTGGATGGAGTCTTGTCTCAAAGAAGAACTTCCATCAGCTGTTGCGTTCGAAGAAAGTTTGCGAAACGGCGTTTATTTAGCAAAACTAGGAAACTTCATTGCACCTGATCTTCTaccattaaataaaatttatgacATTGACCAAAGGCGTTAtaag ATAATGGGTCTACAATTTAAACACactgataatataaataaatttttacaagttctCAAAAGAACTGAACTACCAGTG ACATTTCAGCCAGAAACAACAGATATTTATGACAATAAAAACATGCCAAAAGTAATTTACTGTCTGCATGCCTTGAGTTCACATTTATTTAAACTTGGCAAAGCACCTTTGATTCATGATGTATTTGGTAAAGCAGTTTTTACAG ACGAACAACTAGACTCAGTATCTAAGGATCTTCAGAAATGCAAACATCCACTTccagtttttcaaaaaattagtggGATTCTGTCTCAAAATAATATACCTGATAATATTGCTACTCAAACAGCTTTAGTTGAACTTAATAACTTATTGGATTCTGAAAAATCTATCACCCATGTATTATTAGATCctaatcttaaaataaaatatgtacaaaaCTGCCTGATTGATGAATATAAGGAAGTTCTAAAAGCTGCAAAGTATGAAAAAATGCAAGTTGCCCACAACCACTCAATAAATGACAGTTACGTGCCTGATGAATATGATGAACTTTTAACATTTGTCGAAATTCAGGGATATATTACTGCTACAAATTACAAAGCTTTATGGAAAACTTTATGTAGCGCatgtaaaaataatgacgtaaacagcttgcataaaatatttaatgagGAATgggtaaaagttaaaaattacgATTCAAACAATTTGGATTTTTATTGCGATGTTGTCATAGAAATCATTGAATCATGTCAAGATATTGATGTTGAAAGCATAACAAATTGGCAcaagatttttcaaaacataATAAATGACGGAAACCGAAAGTCTCTAGAGCATATTGAGCACaagaatgcaatttcttacgtTAACAAAGTATTAGATGAGGGTACACCAGAAGATCTTTATAACGCTCTAACAAGTCCAAAGCTCggtttaaatttcaaaatcgaTAAATATGCCGCACCGCTTTTGTTTGAAGAAATGAGATTAGAGAAATGTGAGTTAGAGAAAAATCTTAATGAAAGTGAAATAGCTGCGTCTGCATTATATTTAAACGCCGTTGCTGCTGTGTCGCAAGCAGTTGAAAGAGGAGATGAAGTAACAGTTTGGAATGCTTTAAATTCAAAACAGATACAGTTAGAAACACTCAGACCACACTGCCGACGTCGCTATTTATCTGCATTGGTAACAGCTTTACAGGTAAAAGTAAGAGAACAGTGTGAGTGTCCTTTACTTACACTCGAAGATATAAGGGACACTATTGAAATGGTCAATATGAAGGATGACGACAATGATGAGC TGGTCGAAGTGATTGACAATATCAACAGAGCTGTTGCAGACGAAAATGTAGACACTTTAATAAATTTGTTAAAAAGTTCATGTCTTAAATTGCCTCTGTCGTTACATAAGGAAGAGTATAATTTGTACATGAGAACTTTAAAGAAACTTTTGTTACAAAAGGATTCTGAAAATCTCTGGTTTGACGATATTGTTAACGCTATTAGTGAAGTTAACAATGAATCTCTGAAAGCTAAAGAATTGACTGATGCTCTAGTACAGCTTAATTTAGCTATTGTGAAAAATGACGTGAAAGAGTTTTGGAACGCCCTGACATCCCCGCCATTATCTAGTTTAGGTATTGTGGAGGGATCGTGCAGAGATGTTTATTTCCAAAtgttttctaaagcattaaagAAAAAGGGACAACACATTTGTCCCTGGATTGTATGTCACACAGAAGCCGGAAATACAATATACATTGATGTGGAATCATACACCTATAGTTGGACCACCCCCAAAGATTTTGTTCCTTATGCCCGCTACTTAACGAAAAAAGATATTAAAGCCATTATCGAAAAGACTAATAAGCATCACATCAATGCATACAGACAAAAACTATTGGAGAAATCTATCACACGATTTCAAGCTTACTGTAGGGGCTATTTAACTAGACAACATGTTAAAAGGCTGAAATTCTTTCGAGATCACACTGAATATGTTATCAAGATTCAAGCCTGGTGGAGGCGAGTGGTTATCCAAAGGAAATATGCTACTCTGTTCAGAATGAAGGCAATCGAAGCTAAACTAAATAGAGAAAGGAAGCAAAACCCTTGGGCATGGTATAAATCTCAG GAGCAgaagataataaaaattcaagCTCTTTGGAGGGGAGTCCGTGCTAGGAACGCGTACATTTCACTCTTTCACTCGCCAAACCCACCTTTGCgtgtagtaaaaaaattcatcCCCATGCTAGACTTTAGTACTGAAGACTATGACAGAGAGATAGAACTGCAAAGCTTGAAATCAGAAGTTGTTCAGTCTATAAGAAAAAATCAAGAGCTTTCTAGGCAAATAGACGATATGGATTTAAAGATAGGACTCTTAGTTCAAAATCGTATAGCTTTGCAGGAAGTTGCGGCTCATGGTCTCAAGTTAAACAATTTAGTGAAACACAACACAACAACTTTGGCATTGAATCGAAGCGGCAAAGGTCCTTTGATGACTGTTTCCACTGCTGTCAAAGGTTTGAAATCTTTGACGAAAGAAAGTAAGCGCCTGTTAGATGGTTATCAACACTTGTTCTATGAATTGCAAACAAATCCTACATATTTGTCCAAACTTTTGTTTTGCATCCCTCAAAATAAGACTAATTCCTTTTTACAAAATGTCGTATTGAGTCTTTATAACTTTGGCGCGTACGCAAGAGATGAATATTTATTGTTGAAGCTGTTCAGATTTACTCTGGAGGAAGAAATAAGTTGCAAAGTTGTTAAACCTTTTGATATAATAGCTTCTACTCCGTTAGTGCTAAAAATGGCTGTCAGTCTATCAAGACAATTAACTGGGTTAAACAGCCTCGAAACAATTATAGGCCCACTGGTGGAAATGATTATAAAGGATAAAGATTTGAACATAGAAACAGGGCCGGTTGAAATATACAAAGCTTGGAGAAATGAGATAGAGATGACGACGGGACAAATTTC AAAACTCCCTTACACGGTGCCACAAGAAGAGGCTTTGACTTATCCAGAAGTTAAGTCGCGATTGGACAAAGCCTTGAGGCAGCTCAAAAATGTCGTGACTATATTTTTGGACAAAATTACAAGCTCAACGGAACTTATACCTTTTTGTATAACATACATGGCGCGTGTTTTACATCGCTCTTTGACTTCGAAATTTCCTCATACACCAGAAAAAGATATTTTGAAG GTGATTGGTAATTTGGTTTATTATCAATTCTTCAATGCGGCCATAGTGGCGCCTGATGCGTTTCACATTATCAACATGCCAAATGGCGCCAGACTGACAACGGATCAACGCAAAAATTTAGCTTCTGTTGCGAAAATTCTTCATTTCTCTGCAGCCAAGAAAGGA TTTGGCGAAGAGTCCAGTCACCTGCGCTGCCTAAACCCGTTCATAGTGGAATGTCACGAGAAGATGAAGGATTTGTTCCGGCGCTGCTGCCGCGGACCCACGCTCGAGGAGTACTTTGCCGTGGACGAGTACACGGAGGCCACGTTGCTGCACTACCCGCACATCTACATCACTGTACAG GAAATCGTAGACACGCACGCTCTACTGATTGAGTACCAAGACATTCTAGCACCGGACCCCAGCGATCGACTCAACGAATTATTAGACGACTTGGGAGAAGTGCCCTCTGTCGCACAGCTGGCTTCGCGGGATGTACCTTCA caAATGGGAGAAGCTGAAGAGAACGCAAAATTGGAAGTATGCCTCGCACTTGTCAACAAATTTCAAGCTCCGGCGGACGACATGAccgatttaaataaacttttcatcAAAACGAAAGAACTCTGTGTAGCAATCATCCCCTTTTTAAACG GCGAACATTTGTTAGAAGCCCTGTGCATCGGAACGACGAGAGAGCAACAAGAACAATACCTCGAGAAAGTCCGGCGGCGCATATACTCCGGCCAAGCGCGGCCCGACGAAGCGATGACCCTGCGTGAGCACATCGCCAAGCTACGGCGCAACCTACAAATGCTCGaggatgaag GATACGTTACGCGCGAAGACGGGTACCAAGCACTAGTCACATCCATCGCCCTCGATCTGTGCAACAAAGGAAAATACAGGCAGGCACAAAGAAGAGCTTTGGCAACTTTGTCCCGAACTAAGCTCAGTCTTATGGAGAAG
- the LOC123876305 gene encoding uncharacterized protein LOC123876305, whose protein sequence is MEEEDLAILDDNGDYQTLPICTCVCDDIVTEPITPSEQTPIPERKQLILSTVARTESYLRERRIPELIRFLLTMILAHTPDNPKSFLEKLLNDCMLFRAGHGLAPVLYENRHLEAVIKSFDPGQRGWLSAGQVHRLYTTLGLNIEELTLKNDEKIQCDVLLDTLKKTQEVELFQLLAAGVVDNKNNEFPYD, encoded by the exons ATGGAAGAAGAAGATCTTGCAATACTTGACGATAATGGCGATTATCAAACTTTGCCTATTTGTACGTGTGTATGTGATGATATCGTGACAGAACCCATAACACCTAGTGAACAAACACCAATCCCAGAGCGAAAACAGTTAATTCTCAGTACTGTTGCAAGAACAGAAAGTTATCTTCGTGAACGTCGTATTCCTGAATTAATTCGTTTTCTACTAACTATGATTCTAGCGCATACTCCCGATAATCCTAAATCTTTTCTTGAAAAATTACTCAATGATTGTATGCTTTTTCGTGCAGGACATGGACTAGCCCCAGTACTTTAtgaaaatag gCACCTGGAAGCTGTGATAAAAAGCTTTGATCCTGGTCAGAGAGGATGGTTAAGTGCTGGTCAAGTACACCGACTTTACACAACTTTAGGATTAAACATTGAAGAATTAACACTGAAGAATGATGAAAAAATACAGTGCGATGTTTTGTtagatactttaaaaaaaactcaagaAGTAGAATTATTTCAGTTGTTAGCAGCTGGTGTAGTCGATAACAAAAATAATGAATTCCCGTATGATTAG